From a single Bacillus pumilus genomic region:
- a CDS encoding ABC transporter permease — protein MNAMLTILKEQISSFPLIMRLAVYETKSKYQMNYLGVLWQFLNPLIQMLAYWFVFGLGIRGGQPIVIGGMEVPFIIWMLAGLIPWFFISPTILDGSNSVFKRINMVSKMNFPISALPSVVIMSNLFSYFVMMGVYLIVLISYGIYPDAHWLQYIYYFICMIAFMFSFSLFNSTISVLVRDYQFLLQSVTRLLFFLLPIFWNISEKLTGDKAWIGDILRLNPLFYIIDGFRNSLLKGEWFFHDVKYTLYFWLITLLLLTVGSLLHMKFRDKFVDFL, from the coding sequence ATGAACGCAATGTTGACGATACTAAAGGAGCAAATCAGCTCATTTCCGCTGATTATGCGGCTTGCTGTTTATGAAACAAAATCAAAATATCAGATGAATTATTTAGGTGTTTTATGGCAGTTTTTAAATCCATTGATTCAAATGCTGGCGTACTGGTTTGTTTTTGGTCTTGGAATTCGCGGAGGACAGCCAATTGTCATTGGAGGAATGGAAGTCCCATTTATCATTTGGATGCTTGCGGGATTAATCCCTTGGTTCTTCATTAGTCCAACGATTCTTGATGGTTCAAACAGTGTGTTTAAACGCATTAATATGGTATCGAAAATGAACTTTCCGATTAGTGCGCTGCCGTCTGTAGTGATTATGTCCAATCTGTTCAGCTACTTTGTCATGATGGGTGTCTATCTCATTGTGCTGATTTCTTATGGCATATATCCTGATGCACATTGGCTGCAATATATATACTATTTTATTTGTATGATCGCGTTTATGTTTTCGTTTAGCTTGTTCAATTCCACGATTAGCGTACTCGTGAGAGACTATCAATTTCTTTTACAATCCGTGACGCGTTTGCTTTTCTTTTTGTTGCCGATTTTTTGGAATATCTCAGAAAAGCTCACTGGAGATAAAGCGTGGATTGGGGATATATTAAGATTGAATCCTCTTTTCTACATTATTGATGGGTTTAGAAATAGCTTGTTAAAGGGAGAATGGTTCTTCCATGATGTGAAATATACGCTTTATTTTTGGCTGATTACGCTTCTTCTTTTAACAGTGGGTTCATTGCTTCATATGAAATTTAGGGATAAATTTGTCGATTTTCTTTAA
- the wecB gene encoding non-hydrolyzing UDP-N-acetylglucosamine 2-epimerase, translating into MKKLNVMTIFGTRPEAIKMAPLVLELNKHPQINSIVTVTAQHREMLDQVLEAFSITPDHDLNIMKQRQTLSEITSNALLKLDQLFQEEKPDIVLVHGDTTTTFAGSLAAFYHQISVGHVEAGLRTHNKYSPFPEELNRQMTGTIADIHFAPTAEAKQNLLVENKKEETICVTGNTAIDALQTTVTEQYQHPILEKIGTDKMILLTAHRRENLGQPMKNMFRAIRRVVEEFEDVQVVYPVHLNPAVRDAAQTEFSDLDRVHLIEPLEVVDFHNFAAASHFILTDSGGVQEEAPSLGKPVLVLRDTTERPEGVKAGTLKLAGTDEETIYHMAKELLVDQKEYDNMSKASNPYGDGQASKRIVEELLHRFGLSEEKPVPFES; encoded by the coding sequence GTGAAAAAACTAAATGTAATGACTATTTTCGGTACTAGACCTGAAGCAATCAAAATGGCACCACTTGTCCTTGAATTAAATAAACATCCACAGATAAATTCAATTGTCACTGTGACAGCCCAGCACAGAGAAATGCTTGATCAAGTCCTTGAAGCTTTTTCTATTACGCCAGACCATGATCTAAACATCATGAAGCAGCGCCAAACATTATCTGAAATTACATCAAATGCATTGTTGAAACTAGATCAATTATTTCAAGAAGAAAAACCTGATATTGTGCTTGTTCATGGAGACACAACGACAACCTTTGCAGGAAGCTTGGCTGCGTTCTATCACCAAATTTCTGTTGGCCACGTCGAAGCTGGTTTGAGAACGCACAATAAATATTCACCGTTCCCTGAGGAATTGAACCGTCAAATGACTGGCACAATTGCTGATATTCATTTTGCCCCTACGGCTGAAGCGAAGCAGAATCTTCTAGTTGAAAATAAAAAAGAAGAGACCATCTGTGTGACAGGGAATACGGCCATTGACGCCCTGCAAACAACAGTTACTGAACAGTATCAACATCCTATTTTAGAGAAAATAGGAACGGATAAAATGATCTTGTTAACGGCTCACCGAAGAGAGAATCTCGGACAGCCGATGAAAAACATGTTTAGAGCCATTAGACGTGTTGTAGAAGAATTTGAAGATGTTCAGGTTGTATACCCTGTACATTTAAACCCTGCTGTTCGTGATGCAGCTCAGACGGAATTCAGTGATCTTGATCGTGTGCATTTAATTGAGCCGCTTGAAGTGGTTGATTTCCATAACTTCGCTGCAGCATCACACTTTATTTTAACGGACTCAGGTGGTGTGCAGGAGGAGGCTCCTTCTCTAGGAAAGCCAGTATTAGTGCTTCGCGATACAACAGAACGCCCAGAAGGCGTGAAAGCCGGTACGCTTAAGCTAGCAGGTACAGATGAAGAGACCATTTATCATATGGCAAAAGAGCTGCTAGTCGATCAGAAAGAGTACGACAACATGTCGAAGGCGTCTAATCCATATGGTGATGGACAAGCGTCAAAACGAATTGTCGAAGAGCTTCTCCATCGTTTTGGACTAAGTGAAGAAAAGCCAGTTCCGTTTGAATCATAA
- a CDS encoding LytR family transcriptional regulator — protein MRAERKRKKKKVLWIVLSIIGLFVLATGGYAYHLWNTAASTVAGIQENLKKSDKRDKDVDLNKKDPISILVMGVDERKNDRGRADTLIYMTVNPKTKTTEMVSIPRDTYTKIVGKGTMDKINHSYAFGGTQMAADTVEELLDVPVDYFVKVNMESFKDIVDTLGGITVNSTFAFSYDGHSFGTGEINLNGDQALAYTRMRKQDPKGDFGRQERQRQVIEGIIAKGANISSITKFGDMFKVVENNMKTNMSFDDMWTMMNDYRDARQHVEQHELKGTGARINNIYYYQLDDNSLAKVKKELKDSLE, from the coding sequence ATGAGAGCTGAGAGAAAAAGAAAGAAGAAAAAGGTTCTTTGGATTGTTTTATCGATTATTGGCTTATTCGTATTAGCTACTGGCGGATATGCATATCATCTTTGGAATACAGCAGCATCTACCGTAGCAGGCATTCAGGAGAACTTAAAGAAGTCAGATAAGCGTGACAAAGATGTCGATTTAAATAAGAAAGACCCGATTTCTATTTTAGTTATGGGTGTCGATGAAAGAAAGAATGACCGCGGTCGTGCAGATACATTAATATACATGACAGTGAATCCAAAAACGAAAACAACTGAGATGGTGAGTATCCCGCGTGATACGTACACGAAAATTGTCGGAAAAGGTACAATGGATAAAATCAACCACTCCTATGCATTCGGCGGCACACAAATGGCTGCGGACACTGTAGAGGAACTGCTTGATGTACCAGTTGATTACTTCGTCAAAGTCAACATGGAAAGTTTTAAAGATATTGTCGATACACTTGGCGGCATTACAGTGAACAGCACATTCGCTTTCAGCTATGATGGCCATTCATTTGGTACAGGAGAAATTAATCTAAATGGCGATCAAGCTCTTGCCTACACAAGAATGAGAAAACAAGATCCAAAGGGTGACTTCGGCCGTCAAGAAAGGCAGCGCCAAGTCATTGAAGGCATCATTGCAAAAGGAGCGAACATTTCATCTATTACGAAGTTCGGCGATATGTTCAAAGTCGTGGAAAACAATATGAAGACCAACATGTCATTTGATGATATGTGGACGATGATGAATGACTACCGTGACGCAAGACAGCATGTGGAGCAGCACGAGCTGAAAGGAACGGGAGCACGCATCAATAATATCTATTATTATCAGCTTGATGATAATAGTCTGGCTAAGGTGAAGAAGGAATTGAAGGACAGTTTGGAATAG
- the galU gene encoding UTP--glucose-1-phosphate uridylyltransferase GalU: MKKVRKAIIPAAGLGTRFLPATKAMPKEMLPIVDKPTIQYIIEEAVESGIEDIIIVTGKGKRAIEDHFDFAPELERNLEEKGKSELLEKVRKSSNIADIHYIRQKEPKGLGHAVWCARNFIGDEPFAVLLGDDIVQAETPGLRQLMDEYEKTLSSVIGVQQVADSDTHRYGIIDPLTQEGRRYQVKNFVEKPPQGTAPSNLAILGRYIFTPEIFMYLDQQEIGAGGEIQLTDAIQKLNDIQRVFAYDFEGKRYDVGEKQGFIETTLEFALQDEELRKKLIPFMKQLLEKEEVN, encoded by the coding sequence TTGAAAAAAGTACGTAAAGCCATTATACCAGCTGCAGGTCTTGGGACACGTTTCCTCCCTGCAACAAAAGCTATGCCTAAAGAAATGCTGCCAATCGTTGATAAACCAACCATTCAATATATTATTGAAGAAGCTGTTGAGTCTGGAATTGAAGACATTATTATCGTTACTGGAAAAGGAAAAAGAGCCATTGAGGATCATTTTGATTTTGCACCAGAGCTCGAGCGCAACCTAGAGGAAAAAGGGAAGAGTGAGCTTTTAGAAAAAGTGAGAAAATCATCTAACATTGCTGACATTCATTACATACGTCAAAAGGAACCTAAAGGGCTCGGACATGCCGTTTGGTGTGCACGCAACTTTATCGGTGATGAACCTTTTGCCGTTTTATTAGGTGATGACATTGTTCAAGCTGAAACACCTGGGCTTCGCCAGCTGATGGATGAATATGAAAAAACTCTTTCATCCGTCATCGGTGTTCAGCAAGTAGCGGACAGCGATACGCATCGATACGGGATCATCGACCCTCTTACACAAGAGGGGCGCCGCTACCAAGTCAAAAACTTTGTTGAAAAGCCGCCTCAAGGAACGGCACCATCTAATCTAGCCATCTTAGGGCGCTACATTTTTACGCCAGAGATCTTTATGTACCTTGATCAGCAAGAAATTGGTGCAGGCGGAGAAATTCAACTGACAGATGCCATCCAGAAGCTGAATGACATCCAGCGCGTATTCGCCTATGATTTCGAAGGAAAACGATACGATGTCGGCGAGAAGCAAGGCTTCATCGAGACAACGTTGGAGTTTGCCCTTCAAGATGAAGAGCTGAGAAAAAAACTCATTCCTTTTATGAAACAGCTTCTCGAAAAAGAAGAAGTGAATTAA
- a CDS encoding IS1182 family transposase gives MFHTRNSSQHEAEFVLLDQLVEEDHLLRKIDQYIDFSFIVDKVKPYYSENKGRPSLDPLILFKMMFIGYLYGIRSERQLEKEIYYNMAYRWFLGLNINDPVPHHSTISWNRRTRFKNTTIFQDIFDEIVLQAINHDMVGGRVLFTDSTHLKANANKHKYTRKTIEQDTQNYINDLEEAVQEDRVAHGKKLLKVKEEVKTEKDIRQSMTDPESGYLYRENKPEGFFYLDHRTTDMKYNIITDAHVTPGNVHDSVPYLDRLDHQIARFGFQVEAVALDSGYLTTPICKGLSDRHVFGVIAHRRFHPTRGLFEKWKFQYDSEHDHYICPQGEKLLYTTTDRKGYRFYKSDPKKCASCPFLERCTRSKNHQKVISRHIWEEHKEKIRQNRLTVSGKELYKKRKEKIERSFADSKQLHGLRYCRLRGKQNVSEQVLLTAACQNMKKIATHLAKLG, from the coding sequence ATGTTCCACACTAGAAATTCTTCTCAGCACGAAGCCGAATTTGTATTGCTAGATCAACTGGTCGAAGAGGATCACCTGCTTCGTAAAATTGATCAATACATTGATTTTTCATTTATCGTAGATAAAGTAAAACCCTATTATAGTGAAAATAAAGGTCGTCCTTCTCTTGATCCGCTTATTTTGTTCAAAATGATGTTTATCGGATACCTGTACGGTATCCGTTCTGAAAGACAACTCGAAAAAGAAATTTACTATAACATGGCGTATAGATGGTTTTTAGGTTTGAACATCAATGATCCCGTTCCCCATCACTCCACTATTAGTTGGAATCGTCGTACTCGATTTAAAAATACAACGATTTTTCAAGACATTTTCGATGAGATTGTGCTTCAAGCTATCAATCATGATATGGTAGGAGGTCGCGTTCTTTTTACTGATTCAACTCATCTTAAAGCCAATGCTAATAAACATAAATATACGAGAAAAACGATTGAACAAGATACCCAGAACTATATCAATGATTTAGAAGAAGCAGTCCAAGAAGATCGGGTGGCACATGGAAAAAAGCTCTTAAAGGTAAAAGAGGAGGTGAAAACAGAAAAAGACATTCGTCAAAGTATGACTGATCCTGAAAGTGGCTATCTATATCGCGAAAACAAGCCAGAAGGCTTTTTCTATCTAGATCATCGTACAACGGATATGAAGTACAATATCATCACTGATGCTCATGTCACACCTGGAAATGTCCATGATTCTGTCCCGTATCTTGATCGATTAGATCACCAAATCGCACGATTTGGTTTTCAAGTAGAAGCTGTTGCGCTTGATTCAGGTTATTTGACAACACCAATCTGTAAAGGTTTATCTGATCGACATGTTTTTGGTGTCATTGCCCATAGACGTTTTCATCCAACAAGAGGGTTATTTGAGAAGTGGAAATTTCAGTATGATTCTGAACATGATCATTACATATGCCCACAGGGTGAGAAGCTTTTATATACGACAACTGATCGAAAAGGTTATCGATTCTACAAATCAGATCCTAAAAAATGTGCATCGTGTCCTTTCCTTGAAAGATGCACAAGGTCGAAAAATCATCAAAAGGTCATCTCAAGACACATATGGGAAGAACATAAAGAAAAGATCAGACAGAATCGGTTAACTGTCTCTGGAAAAGAGCTATATAAAAAAAGAAAAGAAAAAATAGAGCGAAGCTTTGCAGATTCAAAACAACTGCATGGGCTTCGCTACTGCCGGTTGAGGGGAAAACAAAACGTGAGTGAGCAAGTTCTCCTCACAGCTGCGTGCCAGAACATGAAAAAGATTGCCACACACCTAGCGAAGCTAGGCTAG
- the tagH gene encoding teichoic acids export ABC transporter ATP-binding subunit TagH, with protein MKLKVSFRNVSKQYVLYKKQSDKIKGLFLPNKNEKGFFAVRDVSFDVYEGETIGFVGINGSGKSTMSNLLAKIIPPTSGEIDMDGQPSLIAIAAGLNNQLSGKDNIRLKCLMMGLTNKEIDELYEKIVEFADIGDFIDQPVKSYSSGMKSRLGFAISAHIDPDILIIDEALSVGDQTFYQKCVDRITEFKEQGKTIFFVSHSISQIQKICDRVAWMHYGELRMFDETKKVVKEYKEFVDWFNKLSKKEKQKYQMEHKEGRKGVQKTEKVTRYKESGKRRSFFGPAFQVTMIAVLTILLALSMFSDRPLRTLATFGVIPSDQTGSSHTKNPKTKGSPEMKKVDRQAIVTSDPLTVYKDQALKKKADVTLPFGQEVQAVAENKQTVQIKTASETYFVKPEGLQDAVELKPLSIGPGQFNSYVSPASAGSYEYLLSFLGKEEAVLKQRMQTLSSIKSEQGTVIERLITEKTDYVIQNGQANTMVFREVMSISPSTLGLTEQNVWMNDKQTKFAVKGENNLFVIDNEQHTLTISVIK; from the coding sequence ATGAAACTAAAAGTTTCGTTTCGAAACGTATCCAAGCAATACGTCTTATATAAAAAGCAGTCAGATAAAATCAAAGGGCTGTTTTTACCCAATAAAAATGAAAAAGGATTCTTTGCTGTTCGAGATGTATCCTTTGATGTATATGAAGGCGAGACAATTGGTTTTGTAGGGATCAATGGGTCTGGAAAATCGACAATGTCAAACCTTCTAGCGAAAATCATTCCACCGACAAGTGGTGAAATTGATATGGATGGCCAGCCTTCGTTAATTGCCATTGCGGCAGGGCTGAACAATCAGTTGAGCGGGAAAGACAATATTCGCCTAAAATGTTTAATGATGGGGCTGACGAATAAAGAGATAGACGAGCTGTATGAAAAAATCGTAGAGTTTGCGGATATTGGTGATTTTATTGATCAGCCTGTCAAGAGCTATTCAAGCGGAATGAAATCACGTCTTGGATTCGCTATTTCAGCGCATATCGATCCAGATATCCTGATCATTGATGAAGCATTGTCTGTCGGAGACCAAACGTTCTATCAAAAATGTGTGGATCGAATCACAGAATTTAAGGAACAAGGGAAAACGATCTTTTTTGTCAGTCATTCCATTAGCCAAATTCAAAAAATCTGTGACCGGGTGGCTTGGATGCACTATGGTGAGCTTCGCATGTTTGATGAAACGAAAAAGGTCGTGAAAGAGTATAAGGAGTTTGTTGACTGGTTTAACAAGCTTTCCAAAAAAGAGAAACAAAAATACCAAATGGAACATAAGGAAGGTAGAAAAGGCGTTCAAAAGACGGAAAAAGTCACCCGTTATAAAGAAAGTGGGAAACGACGTTCATTTTTTGGACCAGCCTTTCAAGTAACGATGATTGCTGTTCTTACCATCTTACTTGCCTTATCGATGTTTTCAGATCGCCCACTTCGTACGCTGGCTACATTTGGTGTAATCCCGTCAGATCAGACAGGCTCGTCCCATACAAAGAACCCAAAGACGAAGGGATCGCCTGAAATGAAAAAGGTCGATCGACAGGCCATTGTCACGTCAGATCCACTCACGGTCTACAAAGATCAAGCCTTGAAAAAAAAGGCGGATGTCACTTTGCCATTTGGACAAGAAGTACAAGCTGTGGCTGAAAATAAACAAACCGTTCAAATCAAAACAGCATCAGAGACGTACTTTGTTAAACCTGAGGGGCTTCAAGATGCAGTGGAATTAAAGCCATTATCCATTGGACCAGGACAGTTTAACTCCTATGTATCGCCCGCATCTGCTGGATCGTACGAGTATTTACTCTCTTTCCTTGGAAAAGAAGAAGCTGTGCTTAAGCAAAGAATGCAAACACTGAGTTCGATCAAAAGTGAACAGGGTACTGTTATAGAGCGTTTGATCACGGAGAAAACTGATTATGTGATTCAAAATGGACAGGCGAATACGATGGTATTCCGCGAGGTTATGTCAATCTCCCCTTCAACACTTGGATTGACAGAACAGAATGTATGGATGAATGACAAACAAACGAAATTCGCAGTGAAAGGCGAAAACAACCTGTTTGTCATTGATAATGAACAGCATACACTGACGATTTCAGTGATTAAATAA
- a CDS encoding LytA: MKKIVVLPFLILLLGTVLTACGTAEQSSGENKTSSSTPQVLEEKAEFIGMADAHTVEVKKVNTTLNYEFTDNFKDVLNEFKPGDTVEISYIINDSGQKEIQKIEKVQ; the protein is encoded by the coding sequence ATGAAGAAAATCGTCGTTTTACCGTTCTTAATACTACTACTTGGTACCGTGCTCACAGCATGTGGAACGGCTGAGCAGTCCTCGGGAGAAAACAAGACAAGCAGTTCAACTCCTCAGGTGCTGGAAGAGAAAGCTGAATTTATTGGAATGGCTGATGCACATACAGTCGAAGTGAAAAAAGTGAATACGACCTTAAACTATGAATTTACGGATAATTTTAAAGATGTGTTAAATGAATTTAAACCAGGAGACACAGTAGAAATCTCTTACATTATTAATGACAGTGGTCAAAAAGAGATTCAAAAGATTGAAAAAGTTCAATAG